The Borreliella spielmanii DNA segment GGATCCCTTTTTTTATCTCTTTTTTTGATTATGCTCAATTGAAATGGTTAGTATTCTGATTATTTTTAGATAACACGTTTGATAAAAAAATAATAACAAATTCAAAATTTTTAGATTCTATATATACCTATTAGCAAGATCAATCCCAAAACAAACAGTAACGCTATCCGAAAAAATACAGCATAACCTCGAATAGAACATCACCAAAATCTTGAAAATTAATATCAAAATTCCAAGTCTTCAAATCAAAATTATCAATAAGTTAGCTACAATCTAGAAATTAGAAAAAATTGATAAAGATCTGCTCTGAAATCCTAACATATTCAAGAAAATATACGAATAGCTGAAATAATTGTTGTTCAACACGATTTTCTAGAGATTTTTAACATCAATTCCAAATATCAGATTTGTCTAATTGAAATTAAATATTTAGCACAATTTGATGAAGAAAACTTTGAGTTGAAAATTTTTTCAGAGGATTTTTTTAAGTTTTTCAAGCATTTCTTTTAATATCTCTATTTTTTGTATTTCGTAATTTAGAGACAAGTAAATTATTCTATTCATTAGTGTTTTTTTCCACTACAAGTATTGAAAAAAATATAAGATGAATTACGCATGCTAAACCAAGAAGATTCCTAAGAATTATTACAATATATAGGAAAGAATTTAAAGATAAAACACAACTTTGCAAAAACCTTAACCGCAACTATTGAAGCTTGCAATCGAAATTTTTTAGATATTAAAACAAATATAAAAAATCTCGAAGACCATTTTATGAAAGAATACTTAGATTTTATTCCCTAGATCTATTAAATCCATACAAATTGTTGCACTTTATATTTTTAAAAGAGAAGAATTAACTTATATTCTTAAAATTCATGCA contains these protein-coding regions:
- a CDS encoding complement regulator-acquiring protein — encoded protein: MNRIIYLSLNYEIQKIEILKEMLEKLKKIL